CCCGTTCTTGCCCCACCTTTTTCCCGAAAGACAAAGCATAGGGGGATGGAAACTGGCGGTAAATTACAGGTTAATCTTCTTGACTACACCCTTTTTTCCGATTATGATTTGGCGGAATAAACCCATTATCAAAAACGTATCAGTCATATCAAGACAGGTTCGATCCCGGGGCCCTCGGCAATGACGGCGCACCCGTAAAGGCGGCGCGTCTGCATCGCCTGATCTCAAAATATGCAAAAGGAGGAAACTTCCGCGTGCGTAAAACTCTCAAAGCTATTCCCCTGACTTTGGTCCTTACCCTTCTTTGTACCGCTATGGCGACGGCCGAAACGAATAAAGGTCCGGGCAGTCTTGACGCGGGCATCGACGCCGGGAGAGGGCAGGCTATAAAGGCATCCTCTCTCAGGCTGCCCCTCTCGTTCGTAAAGAATGAGGGACAGAGGGAGAAGTCCGTCCTCTTTTACGAGTTGGGGACCGGTCGCGCCACTGCCTTCACGCGAGAGGGCGTCTCCCTTTCCCTTACGGGCTCCGGCTCGGTGAATGGCGGAAAAGGTTCCTTCGAATCGGTCATCCTGAGCCCCCTCGATGGCGCTCCCTCTGCCGTCGAGCCCATCGACCCGAAGGAGGGGAAGATCAACTACCTCATAGGCAAGGACCCCGCGAAATGGAAGACCGATCTCCCCACCTACGGGGGCGTCCTCTATAAGAATATTTATCCCGGTATCGACATGAAGTTCTACGGCACCAATTCAGAGCTCGAATACGACATCATCGTCTCCCCAGGGGCCGACCCCTCGAAGGTGCGCCTCTCCTATAACGGCGTGGAGGACCTTCTCCTCACCCCAGATGGGGAGCTCCTTATCGTCCTCAAAGGCGGCACGATCGTTCAGAAGAAGCCCGTCGTGTACCAGACGCGGGACGACCGAAAGGAAATCGTCCCGGGCTACTTCACCCTCCTCGACAGGACGACATATGCCTTCGTGGTAGCGCCTTACGACAGGGACCGCACCCTCGTCATCGACCCGACCCTCGACTACTCCACCTATCTCGGCGGGAGCGCCGATGACGGCGCCTCCGGAATCGCCGTGGATTCTACGGGAAACGTCTATGTGGCGGGAAGCGCTTACTCTGCCGACTTCCCGGTCCTCCATGGGGTGCAAAATGGGCAGGCAGGGGGTGCCGACGCGTTTATCACGAAACTTGATGCGAAAGGGCAAAGCCTCGTCTATTCCACCTACCTAGGAGGCGGCTGCGCCAACTATGCCTCCGCCATTTCCGTCGATGCCACGGGAAACGTCTATGTCGCGGGATACACCTGCTCCGCCGACTTCCCCACCGTAAACCCTTTTCAGGCGGTACTGGGCGGCCTTTATGACGCCTTCGTCGCCAAGCTCAACCCCTCGGGGAACGCCCTCCTCTACTCCACGTTCCTGGGCGGGGCTGGTAATGATTGGGCCCATGCCCTCGCTGTCGATTCGACGGGAAACGCCTATGTCGCGGGTGAAACCCCATCCGGCGACTTTCCTGTCGCGAACCCATACCAGGGGGCAATTGCGGGAGGCTTTGACGGCTTTGTCGCCAAGCTCAGCCCCTCGGGGACTTCCCTCGTGTACTCTACCTATCTCGGGGGGACGGGCTACGACGCCGTTCGCGGCATGGCCGTCGATTCTGCAGGCAACGTCTGTATTGCGGGTGAAACCACATCCGCCGACTTTCCGATTATGAACCCCTACCAGGGGGCAATTGCGGGAGGCTCCGACGCCTTCGTCTCCAAGCTCAGCCCTTCGGGAAACAGCCTCGTCTACTCCACCTATCTCGGGGGGACGGGCAACGATTATGCGTTCGCGACCTCCATGGACGGCGGGGGCAATCTCTACGTGGCAGGATCTACCAATTCCGCCGATTTTCCCATCGCCCATGCATATCAGGCGACGAAAGCCGCAGCAATTGACGCCTTCATCACCAAGCTCGACCCCACGGGAGCGAGCCTCGCCTACTCCACCTACCTTGGCGGAATAAGCAATGACTTCGCCCTTGCCATGACGGTCGATGCTGCGGGACACGCCTACATAGGCGGCCTCACCGCCTCCTGGGATTTTCCCACGGCGAATGCCTATCAGCCCACAAATCGCGGTGACGCTGACGGCTTCATTACAAAGCTTGACCCCACGGGAGCGAGCCTCGTCTACTCCACTTATCTGGGTGGGGCTTCAAATGATCAGGTGCTGGCTATTGCCGTCGACAGCTTCGGCAATACCTACATAGCGGGTGAGACGAGGGCCCCCAATTTCCCGGTGGTGAACGCACGTCAATCGACAAATGCGGGTGGGTCTGACGCCTTCATCGCCAAGCTCGTCCCGGCGCTTACCGTCGCCGTCTCGGGTTCGGGGCTCGTCACCTCGTCCCCTTCGGGCTTGAGCTGCACCTCGACCTGCACGGCTCCATTTGCGGCAGGCACCCAGGTAACGGTAAGGGCCGCGCCCTCTACGGGCTCCTCGAAGGGGGTCTGGACCGGGTGCGACTCCACCGGGTCACAGGCAAGAGGCCGCGGCGTAGCGGGCATTTCGACCTGCACCGTCACGATCGCAGGGGACAGGACCGTCAGTGTCTCCTTCAGCGTCGACAGCGAGACATTGACCGCCTCGAAAACGGGAGCAGGCAGCGGAACCCTCACGGCCGCGGGGCTCACCTGCAGCGGGAGCACCTGTACCGGCGCCTATAACTATGGAACTCAGGTAACCGTTACCGCCACCCCGGACGGAATCTCCTCGTTTGCGGGTTGGACCGGGTGCGACTCCAACGCGCAGCGGGCAAGGGGCCGGGGCGTAGCGGGCGCTTCCACCTGCACCGTCGCCATGACGGGGAATAAGACCGTAAGCGCCGCCTTTACCCTTGACGGTCAATTGCGTGCCTCGATCAAGGGTTCCGGCACGGGCTCCCTCTCTGCCGCGGGACTCGCCTGCAGCGGGACCGTCTGTACCGGCACCTACGCGAACGGAAGCCAGGTGATTATCACCGCCACCCCGGAGGGAAGCTCCTCCTTTGCGGGCTGGACGGGGTGCGACTCTCCCTCCGGCACGAACTGCACGATGACCATATCCGGCGCGAAAGCCGTAAGCGCGAATTTCACGGGGGCCTGCACCTATGCCGTCTCCCCCGTCTCCCGCTACATCCCCTATTCCGGGAAGAATCTCGTTATCGCCATCGCGGCGAGGGGATCGAGGAACTGTCCTGCTCCGGGCATCGTCTCCGATCCATGGATCACCACCAGCCCTTCCGCCTTCACTCATAACAGGGGCACCGTCAGGGTCACGGTAGGGGCAAACTCCGACACCCTCCGAAGGAACGGCGCCGTCAGCATCGGCGGAAAAAATGTAGCTATGAGCCAGGCGGGCGCACCCTGCACCATTACCCTCACCCCGGCGAATGCGGCCCTCTCGTACGACGCTCAGTCTCCCGCCTTCACCGTCACTACCGCTGCGGGCTGTCCGTGGGCCGCGGCAACGGCCGTCGGCCGGTGGCTCAGCACCACCTCCCTGGGCACCGGACCCGGCAACGTCTCCTACAATGTGGCCGAGAATACCACCGGCTTCAGGAGGACGGGAAGCATAAGGGTGCGCACTACGACGACCCCTTCCACCAGCAAGATATTCAGGGTGGTGCAGGGTAATTAGCCCTTGTGGATGACGGAACCTCATCGAGGTCACGCTCTCAGCCCTATTAAGGAGGAATGCATGAAACGAACCACCATTCTGCTTATGGCGACAATACTCTGCCTCTTCGCGCTCGATGCTCATGCGAAGGCCTTTCCCTACAAGGACCGGGTGAAGGCATCCTATATGAAGCTCCCTCTCGCATTCGTAAAGAACGAGGGACAAAGAGACACCTCCGTCCTCTTCTACGAGCTCTCCGGCGGGCACTCCACGGCGTTTACCATGGAGGGCGTGACCCTTTACCTCAACAAAAACAAATCGACCGAGGCCGTGACGCTTACGCCCCTCGATGCTTCTTCCTTTTCAGGGGAAGGGAGAGAAAAGAAAGAGGGCAAGGTCAATTACCTCATCGGCAGCGACCCGGCCAAATGGAAAACTAATATACCCACCTACGGGGCCATCTACTATAAGAACGTCTATCCCGGAATCGATATGAAATTCTACGGGACCAACAGCGAGCTGGAGTACGACCTCATCGTCTCCCCGGGGGCAGACCCTTCAGGTATACGGCTCTCCTATAAAGGGATAGAGAGGCTCTCCCTCACTTCGTCAGGGGAGCTTGAGATCGCCTTGAAAAGAGGCTCCCTCTTCCAGAGAAAACCCCATGTCTACCAGATGATCGACGGGAAGAAGGTTGAGGCGGAAGGCAAGTTCCTCCTCGCCGGCGGGACAACTTACGGCTTCACCGTGGCGGCATACGACAAGAAATATGCCCTCGTGATCGACCCCGTCCTCGCCTATTCCACTTATCTCGGCGGTACGAGCAACGATGCGAGCTACGCGGTCGCCGTCGACTCTACAGGCCACGCCTATGTCACGGGGACCACACGCTCCGCCGGCTTCCCTGTCACCACGGGCGCCTTCCAGACGGCACACGCCGCCGACGGCGGCGGATTCGACGTCTTCGTCACCAAGCTCTCCCCATCGGGGGACAGTCTCATCTACTCCACCTACCTCGGGGGCAACGGCTTCTTCGACATCGGCAACGGGATCGCCGTCGACTCCACGGGCCACGCCTACGTCACGGGGGCAACCCAGTCGAGCAATTTCCCCGTCACGGCAGGCGCCTTCCAGACCGTATACGGCGGCGGCGGCTTTTACGACGTCTTCGTCACGAAGATCGGCCCGAACGGGGACAGCCTCGTCTACTCCACCTACATCGGGGGGGCCACGGAAGATTACGGCGCGGCCATCGCTCTCGACCCCCTGGGCTCTGCCTACGTGACCGGACGCACGTTGGGAAACGACTTTCCTGTCACCGCAGGAGCGTATCAGGTTTTCTCCCGCGGGGTGTGGGATGCCTTCGTCACCAAGCTCAGCCCGAGCGGGGACAGCCTCGTCTACTCCACCTATCTCGGCGGCGGCAGCTGGGACTATGGGAACGGTATCGCTCTCGATGCTTCGAACAATGCGTACGTGACCGGATATACGCAGTCCGCCAATTTCCCGGTCACGGCAGGCGCCTTTCAGATTCTCTCAGGCGGAGGCCACGACGCTTTCATTACCAAGCTCGCCCCGAACGGAGACAGCCTCATCTACTCCACCTATCTCGGAGGCGCCGGGGAGGACCACGGTAATGGTATTGCTCTCGATGCCTCGGACAATGCCTATGTGACCGGATACACGGCATCGGCCAATTTCCCCGTGACGGGCGGCGCCCTCCAGACGGTTCGAGCAGGCAACAAGGACGCCTTCGTCGCCAAGCTGGGCACGGCCGGGGACAGCCTCGTCTATTCCACCTACCTCGGGGGTACCGGGGACGACTTCGGAAACGGTATCGCTCTCGATGCCTCGGACAATGTCTATGTGACCGGATATACGGCATCAGCCAATTTCCCGGTCACGGCAGGCGCCTTTCAGGGGACCCTCGGCGGCTCGAACGACGTATTCCTCACCGGCCTCGGCCCGAACGGAGACAGCCTCGTCTATTCCACCTACCTCGGGGGTACCGGCGATGACCAGGCATTCGGCATCGCTCTCGATGCCGAGGGGTCGGTCTACCTTACGGGGCTGTCCACTTCCACCAGCTTCCCCGTCACGACCGGCTCCTTCCAGGCGACATCCGGCGGCTCATATGACGCCTTCGTCGCCAGGTTTGCGTCGAGCGTGACCCTCACCGTGTCGAAGAGCGGCACCGGGAGCGGCACGGTGACGAGCGACACGGGCGGCATCAACTGCGGATCAACGTGCAGCGCTGGTTTCGCGCCCGGTACGGTGGTCAATCTCACCGCCACCCCCGCGAGCGGGTCCACCTTCGCGGGCTGGAGCGGAGCCTGCACCGGGAGCGCCACATGCGCCGTCACCATGAGCACCGGCGCGGGCGTGACCGCCGCCTTTACCGCAAACGTCACGGTCACCGCCTCCGTTTCCGGCGGGCACGGGACCGTCTCCCCTCCCTCCCAGAGCGTTGCCTACGGGGGCACAGCCTCCATCACCATGACCCCTGACACGGGATATCGCATAGCAAGCCTCACGGACAACGGGGTGCCGGTAAATGCTTCCGGTCTCTTGAGGACAGGGTCCGGAAAAAAAGCGGCCGGGCCGGCTGCCTCTCAGAAGAAACTTTCCCGCGCCGCCATCCCCAATCCCTACAGCATATCGAATGTCGTTGCCGACCATGCCGTGGTGGTCAC
The window above is part of the Syntrophorhabdaceae bacterium genome. Proteins encoded here:
- a CDS encoding SBBP repeat-containing protein, whose amino-acid sequence is MRKTLKAIPLTLVLTLLCTAMATAETNKGPGSLDAGIDAGRGQAIKASSLRLPLSFVKNEGQREKSVLFYELGTGRATAFTREGVSLSLTGSGSVNGGKGSFESVILSPLDGAPSAVEPIDPKEGKINYLIGKDPAKWKTDLPTYGGVLYKNIYPGIDMKFYGTNSELEYDIIVSPGADPSKVRLSYNGVEDLLLTPDGELLIVLKGGTIVQKKPVVYQTRDDRKEIVPGYFTLLDRTTYAFVVAPYDRDRTLVIDPTLDYSTYLGGSADDGASGIAVDSTGNVYVAGSAYSADFPVLHGVQNGQAGGADAFITKLDAKGQSLVYSTYLGGGCANYASAISVDATGNVYVAGYTCSADFPTVNPFQAVLGGLYDAFVAKLNPSGNALLYSTFLGGAGNDWAHALAVDSTGNAYVAGETPSGDFPVANPYQGAIAGGFDGFVAKLSPSGTSLVYSTYLGGTGYDAVRGMAVDSAGNVCIAGETTSADFPIMNPYQGAIAGGSDAFVSKLSPSGNSLVYSTYLGGTGNDYAFATSMDGGGNLYVAGSTNSADFPIAHAYQATKAAAIDAFITKLDPTGASLAYSTYLGGISNDFALAMTVDAAGHAYIGGLTASWDFPTANAYQPTNRGDADGFITKLDPTGASLVYSTYLGGASNDQVLAIAVDSFGNTYIAGETRAPNFPVVNARQSTNAGGSDAFIAKLVPALTVAVSGSGLVTSSPSGLSCTSTCTAPFAAGTQVTVRAAPSTGSSKGVWTGCDSTGSQARGRGVAGISTCTVTIAGDRTVSVSFSVDSETLTASKTGAGSGTLTAAGLTCSGSTCTGAYNYGTQVTVTATPDGISSFAGWTGCDSNAQRARGRGVAGASTCTVAMTGNKTVSAAFTLDGQLRASIKGSGTGSLSAAGLACSGTVCTGTYANGSQVIITATPEGSSSFAGWTGCDSPSGTNCTMTISGAKAVSANFTGACTYAVSPVSRYIPYSGKNLVIAIAARGSRNCPAPGIVSDPWITTSPSAFTHNRGTVRVTVGANSDTLRRNGAVSIGGKNVAMSQAGAPCTITLTPANAALSYDAQSPAFTVTTAAGCPWAAATAVGRWLSTTSLGTGPGNVSYNVAENTTGFRRTGSIRVRTTTTPSTSKIFRVVQGN
- a CDS encoding SBBP repeat-containing protein, with translation MKRTTILLMATILCLFALDAHAKAFPYKDRVKASYMKLPLAFVKNEGQRDTSVLFYELSGGHSTAFTMEGVTLYLNKNKSTEAVTLTPLDASSFSGEGREKKEGKVNYLIGSDPAKWKTNIPTYGAIYYKNVYPGIDMKFYGTNSELEYDLIVSPGADPSGIRLSYKGIERLSLTSSGELEIALKRGSLFQRKPHVYQMIDGKKVEAEGKFLLAGGTTYGFTVAAYDKKYALVIDPVLAYSTYLGGTSNDASYAVAVDSTGHAYVTGTTRSAGFPVTTGAFQTAHAADGGGFDVFVTKLSPSGDSLIYSTYLGGNGFFDIGNGIAVDSTGHAYVTGATQSSNFPVTAGAFQTVYGGGGFYDVFVTKIGPNGDSLVYSTYIGGATEDYGAAIALDPLGSAYVTGRTLGNDFPVTAGAYQVFSRGVWDAFVTKLSPSGDSLVYSTYLGGGSWDYGNGIALDASNNAYVTGYTQSANFPVTAGAFQILSGGGHDAFITKLAPNGDSLIYSTYLGGAGEDHGNGIALDASDNAYVTGYTASANFPVTGGALQTVRAGNKDAFVAKLGTAGDSLVYSTYLGGTGDDFGNGIALDASDNVYVTGYTASANFPVTAGAFQGTLGGSNDVFLTGLGPNGDSLVYSTYLGGTGDDQAFGIALDAEGSVYLTGLSTSTSFPVTTGSFQATSGGSYDAFVARFASSVTLTVSKSGTGSGTVTSDTGGINCGSTCSAGFAPGTVVNLTATPASGSTFAGWSGACTGSATCAVTMSTGAGVTAAFTANVTVTASVSGGHGTVSPPSQSVAYGGTASITMTPDTGYRIASLTDNGVPVNASGLLRTGSGKKAAGPAASQKKLSRAAIPNPYSISNVVADHAVVVTYGIASANLTATMSGQGVGRIEAQGLTCTGLACTGTYDYGTSVTLTAIAGSDSTFTGWSGACTGTGTCTVTMTEARNVTATFDSCAYTVSSSSKSFPYRGSSTNVTVHANGTNCVTPVISASDSWVTASMGRFSNNRGTLRITTSANETITRRDGTVTVHTSPFAVAQAGCPCSLTSIYPTNDAITHVGGTGSFTVHATQGCEWNVASPDWVIATASGTGTGPVSYTAASNSTGRPRKGTINVALSTAPTKKKAFTVSQSACTLSISPPPRHSFDANGGDGSFTVNAPPGCTWNVTSSEGWLTADTSAGSGSGAVSYSASPNPTAGQRIGKLNVSLTETPAVKTMFTVTVRR